A single window of Candidatus Paceibacterota bacterium DNA harbors:
- a CDS encoding nucleotidyl transferase AbiEii/AbiGii toxin family protein encodes MSENTSAHLRVYEVRIYFKDFYGKRDDLRIKISMDITRFDKVMLDIQKVPLIHPYSDVAQVACQIRCMKLEEIIATKLKCLLQRQHAPDLFDYAYSIKLLGGSLNRDEVARTLIAKTIFGRNPHVLKEILRETPFDYFKECWNKTIVCAKAIVIGAEEAIESFLTDLDVLFHPYQDNGYSQFTFFAPELRMPILKAGREQTLLKITYNGANRIVEPYSLKYLEKRNGDAREYLYVYNCSGGSNPPGVRSMIPSGFQSIENTGDKFTPRFPVELSKAGELPEDRYLFDPNKPSQAPRSLLNRGARQSTGLKYIYRCTICGRNFRKTTNDGTLREHNGKNGYKCSGRYGYYVNTKY; translated from the coding sequence ATGTCCGAAAATACTTCTGCACATCTTCGAGTTTATGAGGTTAGAATTTATTTTAAGGATTTCTATGGTAAGCGTGATGATTTGAGAATTAAAATCTCAATGGACATTACTCGCTTTGACAAAGTCATGCTCGACATACAGAAAGTTCCACTCATCCATCCATATTCTGACGTGGCACAAGTCGCTTGCCAAATACGCTGCATGAAACTTGAGGAAATTATTGCCACAAAGTTAAAGTGTCTTCTTCAGCGGCAGCACGCACCGGATTTGTTTGATTACGCCTATTCAATCAAATTATTAGGTGGATCTCTGAATCGGGATGAAGTTGCTCGCACCTTAATAGCAAAAACCATTTTTGGAAGGAACCCTCATGTTTTGAAAGAAATTCTGCGCGAAACTCCCTTTGATTATTTTAAAGAGTGTTGGAATAAAACTATTGTATGTGCAAAAGCGATTGTAATAGGTGCTGAAGAAGCGATAGAAAGTTTTCTGACGGACCTGGATGTCTTGTTCCATCCTTATCAGGATAATGGATATTCTCAATTTACATTTTTTGCCCCCGAACTGCGAATGCCAATTTTAAAGGCGGGTCGGGAACAGACCCTTCTCAAGATTACTTACAATGGGGCGAACAGAATCGTTGAACCATATTCGTTGAAGTATTTGGAAAAGCGGAATGGAGACGCCAGAGAATATTTGTACGTTTATAATTGTTCAGGAGGTAGTAATCCTCCAGGAGTCCGTTCTATGATTCCTAGCGGTTTTCAGTCCATTGAAAACACTGGCGACAAATTCACCCCGCGTTTTCCAGTCGAATTGTCAAAAGCTGGTGAATTACCTGAGGACAGGTATCTTTTTGATCCTAATAAGCCATCTCAAGCACCAAGATCATTACTAAATAGAGGTGCACGACAATCAACTGGATTAAAATACATTTACAGATGCACCATTTGTGGTAGAAATTTTCGCAAAACAACTAACGATGGAACTCTACGTGAACATAATGGTAAAAATGGGTACAAGTGTAGTGGAAGGTATGGCTATTACGTAAATACGAAATATTAA
- a CDS encoding phosphoglycerate mutase family protein, translating into MKRIIIVRHGEYNHFHKGLDELGRQQIDGLGKSLKPIINGESVKIISSTAKRAKQSAQILADMFKVKFKGYKSLWSGPGSPRDKGVSPEEIVRIIQGIKSENLIMVTHLEYSEELPQFIRGTILDGIGNGFPSHETEKGEAWVIDCEAKTCDLVRPKFK; encoded by the coding sequence ATGAAAAGAATCATAATTGTTAGACATGGTGAATACAACCATTTCCATAAAGGACTCGATGAACTCGGTCGCCAACAAATTGACGGTTTAGGTAAGTCCCTTAAACCTATAATCAACGGCGAAAGTGTCAAGATTATATCTTCCACCGCTAAAAGGGCTAAACAAAGTGCTCAGATTTTGGCAGATATGTTTAAGGTCAAATTCAAAGGATATAAATCACTCTGGTCTGGTCCTGGTTCTCCAAGAGATAAAGGTGTTTCTCCTGAAGAAATTGTCAGAATTATCCAAGGCATAAAATCAGAAAATCTGATTATGGTCACTCACCTTGAATACAGCGAGGAACTCCCGCAATTCATACGAGGTACCATTCTCGACGGAATCGGCAACGGATTCCCTAGTCATGAGACTGAGAAGGGCGAAGCCTGGGTAATTGATTGCGAAGCGAAGACCTGTGATCTTGTGAGACCGAAGTTTAAATGA
- a CDS encoding VOC family protein, with the protein MNKVTHFEFPWDDKERAKNFYQNVFEWKPFEWEQFSYTSWQTGPVNKKMQPTEVGFINGGSSKRDPSMPYPMFYVDVDNIDLALNKIVENGGMVVKGKTPLGENGAMGFLAWFKDSEGNILGLSQYKKTE; encoded by the coding sequence ATGAATAAAGTCACACACTTTGAATTTCCTTGGGATGACAAGGAGAGAGCAAAAAATTTCTATCAAAATGTATTTGAGTGGAAACCGTTTGAGTGGGAGCAATTTAGTTATACTAGTTGGCAAACCGGTCCTGTAAACAAAAAGATGCAACCAACCGAAGTGGGTTTTATAAACGGTGGTTCAAGTAAGAGAGATCCTAGTATGCCTTATCCAATGTTTTATGTTGATGTTGATAATATTGATTTAGCATTAAACAAAATTGTTGAAAATGGTGGTATGGTTGTAAAAGGTAAAACTCCATTAGGCGAAAACGGCGCGATGGGTTTCTTGGCTTGGTTTAAGGATTCTGAAGGAAATATTCTTGGTTTATCTCAGTACAAGAAGACAGAATAG
- a CDS encoding L-threonylcarbamoyladenylate synthase, translating into MTIFKLTEQNTAEAVSKAVTVLRNGGLVIFPTETCYGIGADATNQKAVDRLFQYKTKREGKPISVIVSDKEMARKYVELGSVTESAYDKYLPGPFTIISKSLGNTAEGIASKQGTLGIRIPDYNLVTNISKEFGKPFTATSANISGAPSPYSIEKWSEQTPHECQDLVGLVLDAGDLPKNEPSTIVDTTNGLIEIRVR; encoded by the coding sequence ATGACCATCTTCAAATTAACCGAGCAAAACACCGCCGAAGCCGTCTCAAAAGCTGTTACAGTCTTACGTAACGGCGGTCTTGTAATATTTCCAACAGAAACTTGTTATGGTATCGGTGCTGATGCTACTAACCAAAAGGCCGTTGATCGATTGTTTCAATACAAAACAAAAAGAGAAGGTAAACCTATTTCTGTCATTGTTTCCGATAAAGAAATGGCTAGAAAATATGTTGAGCTCGGTAGTGTTACAGAATCCGCTTACGATAAATATTTACCAGGGCCTTTTACTATTATTTCAAAAAGTTTAGGCAATACCGCAGAGGGAATTGCTTCCAAACAAGGGACGCTTGGAATACGTATTCCTGACTACAATTTGGTCACAAATATTTCAAAAGAATTTGGCAAACCTTTTACAGCAACTTCTGCCAATATTTCTGGTGCACCTTCTCCTTATAGTATAGAGAAATGGTCAGAACAAACTCCGCATGAATGTCAGGATTTGGTAGGACTAGTACTAGATGCCGGTGATCTGCCAAAGAATGAACCTTCAACGATAGTAGATACCACGAATGGATTGATTGAAATTAGGGTTAGGTAA
- a CDS encoding nitronate monooxygenase — protein sequence MTTKLSILGLVRIIQAGMGVNISSWVLARIAAIIGGWGTVSGVAPDRILALALQQGDVGGHYRRALSHFPFPEIAQMVIDAYYIPEGNPNKQPLKAVPVYSVNPSKLLISLIVCANFAFVWLAKEGHNNTISINYLEKIAMPHMYAITGAMLAGVDAITVGAGIPLQITGIINALLEGKVLKYLVPVVGEKESYEMSFDPEKFFGAKLLNLKKPKFLPIISSNVLAEVLLKKLPAGSIFGFIVETSTAGGHNAPPRIKGVFNEHGDPVYSEKDKVNYINLAKLGLPFWIGGSYASPEMLAWALQQGAAGIQVGSAFALCEESGLRHDLKVEARRLAFLGQSTIRTSPCISPSGFPFKVAMINGTLSEENVYKSRVRVCDKGVLVVLYKKADGSIGYRCSAEPVEDFVRKGGKIEDTIGAGCICNGLITTAGLKNGDEPPIVTLGDDLRFARILMTNENSSYTAEDVYKYLLS from the coding sequence ATGACAACCAAACTATCGATTCTCGGCTTAGTGAGAATCATTCAAGCTGGTATGGGAGTCAACATCTCCTCATGGGTATTAGCAAGGATTGCTGCAATCATTGGTGGTTGGGGTACAGTCTCTGGAGTTGCTCCAGACCGTATCCTTGCACTTGCTCTCCAACAAGGAGATGTCGGCGGACATTATCGCCGAGCTTTGAGTCATTTCCCTTTTCCGGAAATAGCTCAAATGGTTATAGACGCTTATTACATCCCTGAAGGAAATCCAAATAAACAACCTCTGAAAGCAGTACCTGTTTATAGTGTGAATCCTTCTAAACTTTTGATATCTCTCATCGTCTGTGCAAACTTTGCTTTCGTCTGGTTGGCGAAAGAAGGTCATAACAATACGATCAGTATCAACTATCTAGAAAAGATAGCCATGCCACATATGTACGCCATCACTGGTGCCATGTTGGCTGGAGTAGATGCAATAACCGTCGGTGCTGGAATACCACTTCAGATAACAGGAATTATAAATGCATTGTTAGAAGGTAAGGTTTTGAAATACCTCGTACCGGTCGTTGGAGAAAAAGAGTCTTATGAGATGAGTTTTGATCCGGAAAAGTTTTTCGGCGCCAAACTTCTCAATCTCAAAAAGCCAAAGTTTCTTCCGATCATTTCTTCCAATGTTTTGGCAGAGGTTCTGCTAAAGAAATTGCCCGCTGGTAGCATATTCGGATTCATCGTGGAAACATCAACCGCAGGTGGGCACAATGCTCCTCCAAGAATAAAGGGTGTTTTTAATGAACATGGCGATCCTGTTTACAGCGAGAAAGATAAAGTTAATTATATTAATCTCGCCAAACTAGGCCTTCCGTTCTGGATAGGTGGTTCGTACGCTTCTCCAGAAATGTTGGCTTGGGCATTACAACAAGGTGCAGCTGGAATCCAAGTGGGTTCTGCTTTCGCACTCTGTGAAGAATCAGGCTTGCGTCATGACTTGAAGGTAGAAGCTCGAAGGCTTGCCTTCTTGGGACAATCAACAATACGAACAAGCCCTTGTATTTCCCCTTCAGGTTTCCCATTCAAAGTTGCAATGATCAATGGGACATTGTCAGAAGAAAATGTTTACAAATCTCGAGTGAGAGTTTGTGACAAGGGAGTATTGGTCGTTCTCTACAAGAAAGCCGATGGAAGTATCGGTTACCGTTGTTCTGCAGAACCAGTTGAAGATTTTGTCCGTAAAGGCGGCAAGATCGAGGATACCATCGGAGCTGGTTGCATATGCAACGGTCTCATCACGACAGCTGGTCTCAAAAATGGAGACGAACCCCCTATCGTCACTTTAGGTGACGATCTACGTTTCGCCAGAATCCTAATGACAAACGAAAATAGTTCTTACACAGCAGAGGATGTTTACAAATATTTGTTATCATAG
- a CDS encoding LamG-like jellyroll fold domain-containing protein, with the protein MYVYPKNIYILAVITLGMIGALDIVSKSSSVTTTIDSLPVHTQLAAIDGAGSGLVSWWKFDEGSGATAVDSTGGSNGTLLNGSTWTSGKIGSAIQLDGVDDYVSTGNSASLIPSTGISISTWIYPTKSALYARQGIFGVFESSGAVGFGFGVEFDNPSSSGIIFFHNSHDSYTVPVASLPALGQWYQIVVTADSGGYRLFINGNQVYSDSHPWVAPSSNFSSSIGLWPFGTYFGGAMDDLRIYNRAISDQEVATIYSGGGSSPVVPVPPPVNEVPSETPVAPPQTTYAVTLSKTGTGQGVITGGSINCGSVCNQSGITSGTSITLTAVPDGDSIFVGWSGGSCPATGNCTLSVSSDVTVTGTFNKKYVNNSGEIIPADRKIDWSRNAGLNFNIPSWSNGRNAIVDDGAKGDGVTDDTASIQDCIKKTPANTFCYLPAGTYKVSKSISLIDGTVGIGLGSKGIRGAGPGSTIIMAGSNIGSILFTHTWGCSQYVNPTSGATKGSTRIYVDNQDADFSVYKAGDLIMIDQENGDGTENIPNYMGRTVGQLNKIIAKGSNYFDVQSPLNYNYNSSFNPYISRCWTFVKEIGIEDMTIDRVSNAVGGGNNIDISNCVNCWIKNIESKNALNWHVKVNTSYGTVVRDSRFEQTWNYSCGGNACYGVTLFSKTSDSLVENNIFKRLRHSMITEYGGTGNIFGFNYSREPINENGLNTDYLMGDMITHGGQPYMNLWEGNTAATIKNDNVLGSSRWNTFFRNNVEVKSLPVKSTLPRGTYVAMFGIDSQIGNLYENYVGNVLGSSGLMTKVYRLGTWQDIASGAGYSGISIPDPRVLNTMISHGNYNSLDRSVIWDSSITNRLIPNSLYYGSRPYWWSGSPWPPVGPDLSPMTNKIPAQICYERGDMPNCLGPAGGSYVPNQPVPINGSCSSTVNICNAGVSSDLSDTPTDNIWSCLGSNGGTSVSCTLAKTPLNPNPLNPLNPPVNTQATSSQVNQTLATTTRPVITTPKPVAPKVIQKPIVKTVTKKPVTYSKLASSSLDLFVPTSTSTDITVPKAPSWFGLLKGMVVEIFTQVKKGVLRTVETMKGLM; encoded by the coding sequence ATGTACGTATACCCCAAAAACATTTATATTCTCGCTGTTATAACTCTCGGAATGATCGGTGCTTTGGATATTGTTTCAAAAAGTTCATCGGTCACTACAACTATTGATTCTCTCCCTGTTCATACCCAACTCGCAGCCATAGACGGTGCTGGTTCGGGGTTGGTTAGTTGGTGGAAATTTGATGAAGGGAGCGGGGCGACTGCGGTGGATTCTACTGGTGGTAGCAATGGTACATTATTGAATGGGTCAACATGGACATCTGGAAAGATTGGAAGTGCTATACAGTTAGATGGTGTTGATGATTATGTATCTACTGGTAATAGTGCATCTCTGATTCCTTCTACTGGAATTTCTATATCAACATGGATATATCCTACAAAGAGTGCTTTATATGCTAGACAGGGGATTTTTGGTGTCTTTGAAAGTTCTGGTGCGGTTGGGTTTGGTTTCGGAGTTGAATTTGATAATCCATCTTCGTCCGGAATAATTTTCTTTCACAATAGTCACGATTCCTATACTGTACCAGTTGCAAGTTTGCCAGCACTTGGTCAGTGGTATCAAATAGTTGTAACTGCTGACTCTGGAGGATACCGTTTATTTATAAATGGTAACCAAGTTTATTCTGATAGTCATCCATGGGTTGCCCCTTCAAGTAATTTTTCGTCATCAATAGGCTTGTGGCCATTCGGTACATATTTTGGTGGTGCGATGGATGATTTGAGAATTTATAATAGAGCCATTTCTGATCAAGAGGTAGCTACTATTTATAGTGGAGGAGGTTCATCACCTGTAGTACCCGTTCCACCTCCTGTGAATGAGGTTCCATCAGAGACACCTGTTGCTCCACCCCAAACAACTTATGCGGTTACATTATCAAAGACAGGTACTGGTCAAGGCGTTATAACTGGTGGTTCTATAAATTGTGGTTCAGTTTGTAATCAATCTGGTATAACTTCTGGTACATCAATCACCCTGACTGCTGTTCCAGATGGAGATTCAATATTTGTTGGCTGGAGTGGTGGAAGTTGCCCTGCAACGGGAAATTGTACGTTATCTGTTAGCTCAGACGTGACAGTTACAGGAACCTTCAATAAGAAATACGTCAATAATTCTGGAGAAATTATCCCAGCTGATAGAAAGATAGATTGGTCTAGAAATGCTGGTTTGAATTTTAATATTCCTTCTTGGTCAAATGGTAGAAATGCAATCGTTGATGATGGTGCAAAAGGTGATGGTGTTACTGATGACACTGCTTCAATTCAGGATTGTATAAAGAAGACACCAGCAAACACTTTTTGTTATTTGCCAGCAGGGACTTATAAGGTATCAAAGTCAATATCTTTGATTGATGGAACTGTCGGTATCGGTCTTGGATCAAAAGGTATTCGTGGTGCAGGTCCAGGGAGTACGATCATCATGGCAGGTTCCAATATAGGGTCTATCTTATTTACTCACACATGGGGGTGTTCTCAGTATGTAAATCCAACATCAGGAGCAACCAAAGGTAGTACTAGGATATACGTTGACAATCAGGATGCTGATTTTTCAGTATACAAAGCTGGAGATTTGATAATGATTGATCAGGAAAATGGTGATGGAACAGAAAATATTCCAAATTATATGGGTAGGACCGTTGGTCAGTTGAATAAAATAATAGCTAAGGGTTCAAATTATTTTGATGTTCAGAGTCCATTAAATTATAACTATAATTCTTCATTCAATCCTTACATATCTAGATGTTGGACTTTTGTAAAGGAGATTGGTATTGAAGATATGACTATAGATAGAGTTAGTAATGCTGTTGGTGGTGGAAATAATATTGATATTTCTAATTGTGTAAATTGTTGGATAAAAAATATTGAAAGCAAAAATGCTTTGAATTGGCATGTGAAAGTTAATACTTCTTATGGAACTGTAGTAAGAGATTCTAGATTTGAACAGACTTGGAATTATAGTTGTGGTGGCAACGCTTGTTATGGAGTCACTCTCTTTTCCAAGACGTCAGATAGTCTTGTAGAAAATAATATCTTCAAGCGGTTGAGACATTCAATGATAACTGAGTATGGAGGAACAGGTAATATTTTTGGTTTCAATTATTCTAGAGAGCCAATAAATGAAAATGGTTTAAATACGGATTATCTCATGGGGGACATGATAACTCACGGTGGCCAGCCGTATATGAATTTGTGGGAAGGTAACACTGCGGCGACTATTAAGAATGACAATGTCTTGGGTTCTAGTAGATGGAATACATTTTTTAGAAATAATGTTGAGGTCAAATCACTTCCTGTAAAGAGTACTCTTCCTCGTGGTACATACGTCGCAATGTTTGGGATTGACAGTCAGATAGGTAATCTTTATGAAAATTACGTAGGAAACGTCTTGGGAAGTTCTGGTTTGATGACAAAAGTTTATCGTCTAGGGACTTGGCAAGACATTGCTTCTGGTGCTGGTTACAGTGGGATTTCAATTCCTGATCCTAGAGTTTTGAATACTATGATTAGCCATGGGAATTATAATTCATTGGATAGAAGTGTTATTTGGGATTCATCTATAACCAATCGGTTGATTCCTAATTCTCTTTATTACGGAAGTCGCCCTTATTGGTGGTCAGGTTCACCTTGGCCTCCAGTTGGTCCCGATTTGTCACCTATGACAAATAAGATTCCTGCTCAAATCTGTTATGAAAGGGGTGATATGCCAAATTGCCTCGGTCCTGCTGGTGGAAGTTATGTACCAAATCAGCCGGTCCCTATCAATGGTTCTTGTAGTAGTACTGTGAATATTTGTAATGCTGGTGTTTCTTCTGATCTTAGTGATACCCCAACAGACAACATCTGGTCTTGTTTGGGTTCAAATGGTGGTACATCAGTATCTTGTACTTTGGCTAAGACTCCTCTAAATCCAAACCCATTAAACCCGTTAAATCCACCAGTCAATACACAAGCAACCTCATCACAAGTAAATCAGACATTAGCAACCACTACTAGACCTGTAATAACTACTCCTAAACCTGTAGCTCCAAAAGTCATTCAAAAACCAATAGTCAAAACTGTTACCAAGAAACCAGTTACATATTCCAAATTAGCATCATCTTCACTAGACCTCTTTGTTCCAACTTCTACATCTACAGATATTACAGTTCCTAAAGCACCTTCATGGTTTGGTTTATTGAAAGGTATGGTCGTTGAAATCTTTACACAAGTGAAGAAGGGAGTATTGAGGACGGTGGAGACGATGAAGGGGTTGATGTAA
- a CDS encoding virulence RhuM family protein, with the protein METPNSQIVIYKDQRGNIKIDVRFDGNTVWLAQAHMAELFQKDRKTITEHIGNIFKERELDENSVCRKFQHTAIDGKKYIVNFYNLDMIIAVGYRVKSPQGTAFRQWATARLSEYIVKGFVLDDERLKNPDLPFDYFEELTRRIADIRTSEKRFYRKITDIYATSADYDPTSEQSILFFKTVQNKVHYAITGNTAAEIVVNRIDSGKKNLGLTNFRGSKPIKEEVIIAKNYYNKEELIQLNALVEQYLIFATEQARRRIPMTMKDWIDKLHGFLTINSRAILRDAGRISHELMEEIAEKKFDEYKHIEAKQDVDFDEVALKAIESVEGRSKKAK; encoded by the coding sequence ATGGAGACTCCGAATTCACAGATTGTTATATATAAGGACCAAAGAGGGAACATTAAGATTGATGTTCGTTTTGATGGTAATACTGTGTGGTTGGCACAAGCTCATATGGCAGAATTGTTTCAAAAAGATCGAAAAACGATCACTGAACATATTGGAAATATCTTTAAAGAGCGTGAATTGGATGAGAATTCAGTATGCCGGAAATTCCAGCATACTGCTATTGATGGAAAAAAATATATAGTGAATTTTTACAATTTGGATATGATTATTGCAGTGGGATACAGAGTAAAATCTCCACAAGGAACTGCTTTTCGCCAGTGGGCTACAGCTAGACTTAGTGAATATATAGTCAAAGGATTTGTACTTGATGATGAGAGATTGAAGAATCCAGATCTTCCTTTTGATTATTTTGAAGAATTGACTCGTCGCATAGCTGATATCCGTACTTCTGAGAAACGTTTCTATAGAAAAATTACTGATATTTATGCAACAAGTGCCGATTATGATCCTACGAGTGAGCAAAGTATTCTATTTTTCAAAACTGTACAAAATAAGGTACATTATGCAATTACAGGTAACACAGCGGCAGAGATTGTAGTTAACAGAATAGATAGTGGAAAGAAGAATTTAGGGCTTACAAATTTTAGAGGATCTAAGCCTATTAAAGAGGAAGTAATTATTGCTAAAAATTATTACAATAAAGAAGAACTAATTCAATTAAATGCACTTGTTGAGCAGTATCTAATATTTGCTACAGAACAAGCTAGACGAAGAATACCTATGACTATGAAAGATTGGATAGATAAATTACACGGCTTCTTGACTATAAACAGTAGGGCTATCTTGCGGGATGCTGGTAGAATCTCTCACGAATTAATGGAGGAAATCGCAGAGAAAAAGTTTGATGAATATAAGCATATAGAAGCAAAACAAGATGTTGATTTTGATGAGGTGGCATTGAAGGCTATTGAAAGTGTAGAAGGTCGTAGTAAAAAGGCTAAATAG
- a CDS encoding metallophosphoesterase: IWQMSDIHFGKLNKTENDPCELAAQLAKLATDFPSMRPDIIIVSGDVTSISAETEFAAFKSLCKDLSLKLWGGCFPERILVVPGNHDVTWLADGHADRMKRFVKMLSKKAVCVTPFGKMEELLGQGKVIVRRFKSNPNKVPPVAVVTFSEHDLEVVLLVSGYFSGMVPENIRTKLGKLSGSSEDIKELVRQDLGDVNREYLLNIARIPERRLGLRIGMTHHNPIQYGTETCVNRFAPQLLETLFKKEVRVLFHGHVHLIEDRGNPHPMATKMSYPIPCPTLCSEAIAGGKGMAIHLIGGADEFQNFSTDAFASILAEARKYHLCLTLSHQYIDQLSLPIRQAVFGNVGTLIAFRIGNTDAEVMEKEFGNTFSASTLADLDRYEAVVKLLDNGTNLEPFRAKMLPPLQNRIGRKDKLVALSRERFATPRAKVDGKLKRWITTATSNY; encoded by the coding sequence ATCAATGAGGCCAGACATTATCATAGTGTCGGGAGATGTGACGAGCATCTCCGCTGAGACGGAGTTTGCAGCTTTCAAATCTCTGTGTAAGGATCTTTCTCTAAAGCTTTGGGGAGGTTGTTTTCCTGAGCGGATTCTAGTTGTTCCAGGAAATCACGACGTGACCTGGTTGGCCGACGGACATGCTGACCGAATGAAAAGGTTTGTGAAAATGTTATCAAAAAAAGCTGTTTGTGTTACACCATTCGGAAAGATGGAAGAGTTACTTGGGCAAGGGAAAGTTATAGTGCGGAGGTTTAAGTCAAATCCTAATAAGGTGCCTCCGGTCGCTGTCGTCACATTTTCTGAGCATGATTTGGAGGTTGTCTTATTGGTTTCGGGATATTTCTCAGGTATGGTTCCAGAAAATATTCGGACTAAGTTGGGTAAATTAAGTGGTTCCTCTGAGGATATTAAGGAGCTTGTGCGTCAGGATTTGGGAGATGTGAATCGTGAATACTTACTGAACATTGCACGTATTCCTGAACGAAGGTTAGGACTCAGAATTGGAATGACACATCACAATCCAATACAATACGGGACAGAAACATGTGTTAACAGGTTCGCACCTCAATTGCTTGAAACTCTATTCAAGAAGGAAGTTAGGGTTCTTTTCCACGGACATGTTCATCTAATCGAGGATCGTGGGAATCCTCATCCTATGGCGACGAAAATGAGTTATCCAATACCTTGTCCGACTCTTTGTAGCGAGGCGATTGCGGGAGGAAAAGGAATGGCAATTCATTTGATAGGCGGCGCTGACGAGTTTCAGAACTTTTCAACCGATGCTTTTGCTTCCATCCTGGCAGAAGCTCGCAAGTATCACCTGTGCCTGACACTTTCGCATCAATACATTGACCAGCTTTCCCTGCCGATTCGCCAGGCGGTTTTTGGCAATGTGGGAACCTTGATTGCCTTTCGTATCGGCAATACCGATGCTGAGGTAATGGAAAAGGAATTTGGCAACACCTTCTCGGCAAGTACCCTTGCCGATCTTGATCGTTATGAGGCGGTGGTGAAGTTACTTGACAACGGAACTAACCTAGAACCGTTCCGGGCGAAGATGCTCCCGCCACTCCAAAACCGCATTGGCCGGAAGGACAAACTTGTTGCACTTTCACGGGAACGGTTTGCTACCCCGCGTGCGAAGGTGGATGGCAAATTGAAACGGTGGATCACTACGGCTACGTCGAATTATTAA
- a CDS encoding HD domain-containing protein gives MINKNIISRAQEFARNAHEPIFAITIAGVKRPQIMHIQEVADLVWASGGSDEEITAAWLHDSVEDTQTSLNDIEKHFGKMVMSIVHGLTDLDEFKNLPLPERKRRQAERVRSESDSVRRVKIADQTSNVRFLATDPTNSMTFDECGQYIQGAKLIADECKGISPLLDKLFNEAYLKGLKRYFPS, from the coding sequence ATGATAAACAAAAATATTATTTCTCGTGCACAAGAATTCGCTCGTAATGCACACGAGCCGATATTTGCAATTACAATTGCAGGAGTAAAGAGACCTCAAATTATGCATATCCAAGAGGTTGCTGATTTGGTATGGGCATCTGGAGGAAGTGATGAGGAGATTACCGCCGCTTGGCTTCATGATAGTGTAGAAGATACTCAGACTAGCTTAAATGATATTGAAAAACATTTTGGTAAAATGGTCATGAGTATTGTACACGGATTAACTGATTTGGATGAGTTTAAGAACCTTCCACTACCTGAAAGAAAACGTAGACAAGCTGAAAGGGTACGGAGTGAAAGTGATAGTGTTCGTCGAGTAAAGATTGCGGATCAGACTTCAAATGTTAGATTTCTTGCAACTGACCCAACAAATAGTATGACATTTGATGAATGTGGTCAGTATATACAAGGTGCAAAACTGATTGCGGATGAATGTAAGGGAATTAGTCCCTTATTAGATAAACTATTTAATGAAGCATATTTGAAAGGATTGAAACGCTATTTCCCCAGTTAA
- a CDS encoding Gmad2 immunoglobulin-like domain-containing protein yields MNPRTSFIGKTTGILAILLLIVAIYLFTNQKNTPEAITFEDCVSFGNPVMESYPRQCISKEGKHFTEDIGNTLEKENFIRLSNPLPNAVISSPLNITGSARGNWYFEASFPIFLTDWDGKIIARGIATADGDWMTSDFVPFKAVLTFDTSLISGQYSDRGSLILKKDNPSGLPANDDALEIPVKFIIKK; encoded by the coding sequence ATGAACCCTCGCACATCTTTTATAGGTAAAACTACCGGCATATTGGCAATCTTATTATTGATTGTTGCTATTTACTTGTTTACTAATCAAAAAAATACACCAGAAGCAATCACCTTTGAAGATTGTGTTTCTTTTGGTAATCCAGTAATGGAAAGTTATCCGCGTCAGTGTATATCAAAAGAGGGAAAACATTTTACTGAGGACATAGGCAACACTTTGGAAAAAGAAAATTTCATCCGTCTTTCAAACCCACTTCCGAATGCTGTCATATCAAGTCCTCTTAATATTACAGGATCAGCACGTGGCAACTGGTACTTTGAGGCAAGCTTTCCTATTTTTCTTACAGATTGGGATGGTAAGATTATTGCGCGGGGTATAGCGACGGCAGATGGTGATTGGATGACATCAGATTTTGTACCTTTCAAAGCTGTACTCACATTTGATACCTCTCTCATTTCTGGTCAGTATTCAGATAGGGGGTCACTTATTTTGAAAAAAGACAATCCTTCCGGTTTACCAGCAAATGATGATGCGTTGGAGATACCCGTGAAATTTATTATAAAAAAATAA